A genomic stretch from Bacillus sp. N1-1 includes:
- a CDS encoding redoxin domain-containing protein has translation MNKKARMKMIKKFVLLVLAVALGWGIYNTVIADRSVGTEVGDQAADFTLETMEGKEVHLSDYEGQPVFLNFWATWCPPCEEEMPDIQQFSDEYGEEVAVLSVNFTKFEPNKEAIPKFVESHNLTFPVLMDREGKVGENLYQVITMPTSFMIDREGVIRQKRVGPLTLKDMEGWLDQVQ, from the coding sequence ATGAATAAAAAAGCTCGAATGAAAATGATTAAGAAGTTTGTGTTGCTTGTTCTTGCGGTTGCACTTGGATGGGGTATCTATAATACTGTGATTGCTGATCGAAGTGTTGGTACTGAGGTTGGTGATCAGGCGGCAGATTTTACGCTTGAAACGATGGAAGGTAAAGAAGTCCACCTTTCGGATTATGAAGGACAACCTGTTTTCTTGAACTTCTGGGCAACGTGGTGTCCACCATGTGAAGAAGAAATGCCGGATATTCAACAATTTTCAGATGAATATGGTGAAGAAGTAGCGGTATTATCCGTGAATTTCACTAAGTTTGAACCGAATAAGGAAGCCATTCCTAAATTTGTGGAATCACATAACCTAACATTCCCGGTTCTTATGGATCGAGAAGGCAAAGTTGGGGAGAATCTTTATCAAGTTATTACAATGCCAACGTCATTCATGATTGATCGTGAAGGAGTCATTCGGCAGAAACGAGTAGGTCCGTTGACTTTAAAAGACATGGAAGGATGGCTTGATCAAGTGCAATGA
- a CDS encoding M48 family metallopeptidase, translating into MKKRITWIILGFSIYALILGLYLFNWADFGVPETYRGTAADPATFMTDRQLELSEEYSRYRSFLSFIAIPYEWLIYLAVLGFGLSRLFKQFSEGVSRKTVVVVPLYLLLLTTFTWLLTFPLHYWARSLSVKYGINTQSFSGWMKDEMISFWIDILLTSIVIGVLYALMRRYKKKWWLMAWGLMVPYLAFMMYIQPVVIDPLYNDFTSLTDKALEEEILTMADSADIPANRVFEVNMSEKTNAMNAYVSGIGSNLRIVLWDTTLNKLDDDEVLFIMAHEMGHYVMNHLYGNLAGALVTSFIGLYLAYRLLGAMIRKWGDAWGVTSVSDLASLPALFLLFSLMSFVASPVELAISRNAEMKADAYAIEMTHDVDAAIGSFQTLTVNSLNEVNPPFIVKYFKYGHPTMMERLIMLNEYEKDAPND; encoded by the coding sequence ATGAAGAAACGTATAACATGGATCATTCTAGGATTCTCCATTTATGCCCTGATTCTGGGGCTCTATTTATTTAATTGGGCGGATTTTGGGGTGCCTGAGACGTATCGGGGTACAGCGGCAGATCCAGCAACCTTCATGACAGACAGGCAGTTAGAACTATCAGAGGAGTATTCACGTTACAGAAGTTTTTTATCTTTCATCGCAATTCCCTATGAATGGTTAATATATTTAGCCGTTCTTGGATTTGGCTTATCAAGGCTTTTTAAGCAATTCAGTGAAGGGGTTTCTAGAAAAACTGTCGTTGTGGTTCCTCTTTATTTGCTTCTACTTACGACGTTTACTTGGTTGCTCACATTTCCTCTGCATTATTGGGCGAGATCACTTTCAGTTAAATACGGCATTAACACTCAATCGTTCTCTGGGTGGATGAAAGATGAAATGATTTCATTTTGGATCGACATTCTGCTAACTTCCATCGTTATCGGTGTTTTGTATGCATTAATGAGGCGTTATAAGAAAAAGTGGTGGCTGATGGCGTGGGGGTTAATGGTTCCGTACCTTGCATTTATGATGTACATTCAGCCAGTTGTCATAGATCCTTTATATAATGATTTTACTTCCCTAACAGATAAAGCGTTAGAAGAAGAAATTCTTACAATGGCGGATAGTGCTGACATTCCAGCTAATCGAGTATTTGAAGTGAACATGTCAGAGAAAACGAACGCAATGAACGCCTACGTATCTGGTATTGGTTCGAATTTAAGAATTGTTCTTTGGGATACCACTCTGAACAAGCTAGATGATGATGAAGTGCTGTTTATTATGGCCCATGAAATGGGTCATTACGTGATGAATCATTTATATGGAAATTTAGCCGGTGCACTTGTTACGAGCTTTATTGGATTGTATCTTGCATACAGGCTTCTAGGAGCGATGATTCGAAAATGGGGTGATGCATGGGGAGTTACTTCAGTATCAGATCTTGCATCCTTACCAGCATTATTCCTGCTTTTTTCGCTTATGTCTTTCGTTGCTAGTCCTGTTGAACTTGCGATTTCTCGTAACGCTGAAATGAAAGCAGATGCGTATGCCATCGAAATGACTCATGATGTTGATGCAGCAATTGGTTCTTTTCAAACGTTGACTGTAAACAGCTTGAATGAAGTGAATCCGCCATTCATCGTAAAATACTTTAAATATGGTCATCCTACGATGATGGAACGACTAATTATGTTAAATGAATACGAAAAGGACGCTCCCAATGACTAA
- the cls gene encoding cardiolipin synthase, with amino-acid sequence MKQARQILFFLLMTTSISIILFTSLEPVWKWGAGFLYAVILLSILYVLLLEQRSPYKSLLWIYVLIFFPIVGYVFFLFSGQLEVKGHLFKEKRTNGLEFFQKYVNFPASEKWHDLSERNQNFSNLIATMVASPISMRSSTKLLLNGRETFTAIKDEIEKAETYIHMEYYTFRSDELGLSIIDLLVKKAKQGVEVRVLYDSIGSHNLSRASKIALRDAGASVQQFLPIKYGFVNQTINFRNHRKIIVIDGKVGFVGGLNIGDEYAGDMNSMRFWRDTHLLVKGEVLSALHGVFLMDWSYMCGEELLSRKYLDTYDVEGDGGAQLVASGPDTKRGAMSDLYFSLITSAKKRVWIATPYFVPNKAIQTALAMASMRGIEVRLIVPEISDGFLTQYGTRSYFSELLNYGVEIYMYQKGFLHQKIMIVDDDLATIGTANMDMRSLNLNFEVNMFLFQSSTIDDLIEAYQNDLTESVSVTKDSYSKRGLKHRTKESFARLFSPVL; translated from the coding sequence ATGAAACAAGCAAGACAAATACTATTCTTTCTTCTGATGACAACCTCCATATCGATTATTCTGTTCACTTCTTTAGAGCCAGTATGGAAATGGGGAGCTGGCTTTCTTTATGCGGTTATTTTACTATCTATTTTATACGTTCTATTACTTGAACAAAGATCTCCCTATAAATCGCTATTATGGATATACGTATTGATCTTCTTTCCTATTGTCGGCTATGTTTTCTTTTTATTTTCTGGCCAACTCGAAGTAAAAGGACATTTATTTAAAGAAAAGCGGACCAATGGACTGGAGTTTTTTCAGAAGTACGTTAATTTTCCTGCTTCTGAAAAGTGGCACGATCTAAGTGAGCGAAATCAAAACTTTTCAAATCTAATTGCTACAATGGTCGCAAGTCCCATCAGTATGCGCTCTTCCACAAAACTTTTACTGAATGGGAGAGAAACGTTTACCGCCATTAAAGACGAAATTGAAAAGGCTGAAACGTATATACACATGGAATATTACACTTTCCGATCAGATGAGCTAGGCCTTTCAATCATTGATTTACTCGTCAAAAAAGCGAAGCAAGGCGTTGAAGTGCGTGTCCTATATGATTCAATCGGGAGTCATAACCTTTCCCGAGCTTCGAAAATAGCATTAAGGGACGCTGGGGCAAGTGTTCAACAATTTCTACCAATTAAATACGGGTTCGTGAATCAAACCATTAATTTTCGAAACCATCGTAAAATCATTGTGATCGATGGGAAAGTCGGTTTTGTAGGAGGGCTGAATATCGGTGATGAATACGCGGGTGATATGAATTCAATGCGTTTCTGGCGCGATACTCATCTTCTTGTTAAGGGAGAGGTTCTTTCTGCTCTTCATGGCGTTTTCCTAATGGACTGGTCGTATATGTGTGGAGAAGAATTGCTATCAAGAAAGTACCTTGATACTTATGATGTTGAAGGAGATGGAGGAGCACAGCTCGTTGCAAGCGGACCCGATACGAAAAGAGGCGCTATGTCAGATTTGTATTTCAGCTTGATCACTTCAGCAAAAAAGCGGGTCTGGATTGCAACTCCTTACTTTGTTCCGAATAAAGCGATTCAAACTGCACTAGCAATGGCTTCTATGAGAGGAATAGAAGTAAGACTCATCGTTCCAGAAATAAGTGACGGTTTTCTCACGCAATATGGAACAAGGTCTTACTTTTCAGAACTTCTTAATTATGGGGTCGAAATTTATATGTATCAAAAAGGATTTTTGCATCAAAAAATAATGATTGTCGATGATGATCTTGCTACAATCGGTACGGCTAATATGGATATGCGCTCTCTAAACTTAAATTTTGAAGTAAACATGTTCTTATTTCAATCAAGTACAATTGATGACTTGATCGAAGCCTACCAAAATGACCTAACCGAATCAGTAAGCGTAACAAAAGATTCATACAGTAAACGCGGACTTAAACATCGCACAAAAGAATCCTTCGCAAGACTGTTCTCTCCAGTGTTGTGA
- a CDS encoding GNAT family protein, with the protein MEKFPELSTKRLRLRELRESDAPVLLSIFSNPYTMRYYGSEKMTGIEEIEGMLMSFKQGYEKKQAIRFGIELKESGELIGTCGFHNWAKRVNRIEMGYELNKEKEGKGYMSEALSAMIPFAFQQLNIHRIGALIHPNNASSRKLVKNLGFREEGVLRDYVYAGGVYMDLIMYSILKKEW; encoded by the coding sequence GTGGAAAAATTCCCAGAGTTATCAACTAAGCGATTACGATTAAGAGAATTAAGAGAATCAGATGCTCCTGTTCTCCTATCTATATTTTCAAATCCGTACACAATGAGGTACTATGGTAGCGAAAAAATGACGGGGATTGAAGAAATAGAAGGAATGTTAATGAGTTTCAAACAAGGATATGAAAAAAAGCAGGCTATCCGTTTTGGAATTGAGTTAAAAGAGAGTGGAGAACTAATTGGGACCTGTGGCTTTCATAACTGGGCAAAACGAGTGAATCGTATAGAGATGGGATATGAATTAAATAAAGAAAAAGAAGGCAAAGGATACATGTCTGAAGCACTTTCAGCCATGATTCCGTTCGCCTTTCAACAACTGAATATTCACCGAATTGGAGCATTGATTCACCCAAATAACGCTTCTTCCAGAAAGCTTGTGAAGAATCTAGGATTTCGTGAAGAAGGTGTTTTAAGGGATTATGTGTATGCAGGAGGAGTGTATATGGATTTGATCATGTACTCAATCCTAAAAAAAGAATGGTAG
- a CDS encoding histidine phosphatase family protein, translating to MKKIYLVRHCQATGQEPSASLTREGRNQATKIAQTLGSIPFDKLYSSPFRRAVQSIEPLALQLDKPITLDDRLEERTLSGDPIDNWLEELEKTFRDLSYTVPGGESSQEATSRGIAAISEAIHHTKEYAVLMTHGNLLTLMLHHFDPTYDFKTWKALRNPEIYCLTFQNGEIDSIENVTLIEGAP from the coding sequence ATGAAAAAAATATATCTCGTCAGACACTGCCAGGCGACTGGCCAGGAACCAAGTGCTTCATTAACAAGAGAAGGACGTAACCAGGCTACGAAGATAGCTCAAACTCTTGGATCTATCCCGTTTGATAAATTGTATAGTTCTCCTTTTAGACGTGCCGTCCAGTCGATAGAGCCACTTGCACTTCAATTAGATAAACCGATTACGTTGGATGATCGACTAGAGGAAAGAACGTTGTCTGGAGACCCAATTGACAATTGGTTAGAAGAATTAGAGAAAACTTTCAGAGACCTTTCTTATACCGTTCCTGGTGGCGAATCAAGTCAGGAAGCTACGTCAAGAGGCATCGCTGCGATAAGTGAGGCTATTCATCATACAAAAGAATATGCCGTCCTGATGACTCACGGAAACCTATTAACCTTAATGCTACATCACTTCGATCCAACATACGATTTCAAGACTTGGAAAGCACTCAGAAATCCTGAAATTTACTGTCTAACTTTTCAAAATGGTGAAATAGACTCTATTGAAAATGTAACATTAATAGAGGGTGCACCCTAA
- a CDS encoding DUF948 domain-containing protein, with protein sequence MVIVYISIAIVVLSIIYLGYIAVKNMKETKKSLTALSETAARFQDKVDRINDETSKLTTTTASISEGIQTKKETVQGVIQTAKSSPEPFKKLVSSIKNTPNPQRETRDSQLVEVGDQLIDLWGRYRVKRKSKHAE encoded by the coding sequence ATGGTTATTGTCTACATTAGTATCGCAATTGTTGTTCTTTCAATTATTTATTTAGGATACATAGCAGTTAAGAATATGAAAGAAACGAAAAAGTCATTAACGGCTCTATCAGAAACTGCAGCGAGGTTTCAAGATAAGGTTGATCGAATTAATGATGAAACAAGTAAGTTAACGACAACGACAGCATCAATTTCTGAAGGCATTCAAACTAAGAAAGAAACCGTTCAAGGCGTTATTCAAACAGCTAAATCCTCACCAGAACCCTTTAAAAAGCTTGTATCATCCATTAAAAATACGCCCAATCCGCAGCGTGAAACAAGAGATTCACAATTAGTTGAAGTAGGTGATCAGCTTATTGATTTATGGGGTAGATACCGCGTGAAGCGTAAATCCAAACACGCTGAGTAA
- a CDS encoding DUF2188 domain-containing protein, with protein MKEYTVAPNKDVTGWYVKIEDVAPTDLYDMRSTAIEKAEELAKGDSPSRLLILNDQHEVEEERTF; from the coding sequence ATGAAGGAATATACAGTAGCACCAAATAAAGATGTTACAGGTTGGTACGTTAAAATTGAGGACGTTGCTCCAACGGATCTTTACGATATGCGTTCAACTGCCATTGAAAAGGCAGAAGAACTTGCGAAAGGTGATTCCCCAAGTCGCCTATTAATTCTTAATGACCAGCATGAAGTTGAAGAAGAACGCACATTTTAA
- a CDS encoding YueI family protein produces the protein MNEEIKRVLDAGIYGTPELKPAEKALFLSTFRERVYIALTKRQVAQNNVYKEVKEEMRRVRNGILYLNGDLSYSMLSKYIKEASKLSLSFTIVNDKETDTPLGLVLASKQEAVEREEIFVRDDRFSLE, from the coding sequence GTGAACGAAGAGATTAAAAGAGTACTCGATGCTGGTATATATGGGACACCAGAATTAAAGCCAGCCGAAAAAGCCTTGTTCTTATCAACATTTAGAGAGCGAGTTTACATTGCCCTTACGAAGAGACAAGTTGCGCAAAATAATGTTTATAAAGAAGTGAAAGAAGAAATGAGAAGAGTTCGTAATGGAATTCTTTATTTAAACGGGGACTTATCCTATTCGATGCTTTCAAAATATATTAAGGAAGCAAGCAAGCTTTCTTTATCATTCACGATCGTGAATGACAAAGAAACAGACACACCGCTTGGTCTAGTTCTAGCCTCAAAACAGGAAGCGGTTGAGCGAGAAGAAATTTTTGTTCGTGATGATCGCTTTTCATTGGAGTAG
- a CDS encoding DUF2254 domain-containing protein, whose protein sequence is MEHNKFKRIQSSFWFIPTFYGVGAFLAAILTLVIDRTVIQGQPVFLPYFFFATYDTSVTILSTLVSSMLTMTTITFSTIMVVLTTYLSNFSPRTLQNFITDRITKRVLGIFVGGIIYFIILLLLIEQSSQDDVVYLSPVFAVIYAIVCVAYFVFFIHHVSNWILVGNLIHHITMNTLTTIDRTFLDFEEANRGNLASWDSWELDEIKMKKPISIRSTKSGYLQNIDLPDLISTATKLDFIIRLERDIGEYVDEGTVIFSYWSSSNQNPNQKVLLDTLSLGTERTTDQDIEYGIQKLVEIALRAISPGINDPNTAINCINRLGRVLSRLGQKHIPHPLYHDAKKNLRVITRPITYDTYLYKSFYQIRHYAKEDVSVLGSILHSLVLAADGNKHDTHETIWEFGQFVIRGFDPKVLDKFDHRYINEKLERLAKATGFQDAFQPISHK, encoded by the coding sequence ATGGAGCATAATAAGTTTAAGCGAATCCAATCAAGCTTTTGGTTTATCCCAACATTCTATGGTGTAGGGGCGTTTCTTGCTGCCATTTTAACTCTGGTTATTGATCGTACAGTTATTCAAGGGCAGCCTGTTTTTCTTCCCTATTTTTTCTTTGCCACCTATGACACAAGTGTCACGATCTTAAGCACGCTCGTTTCCTCTATGTTAACAATGACTACCATTACGTTTTCAACCATAATGGTTGTTCTTACAACGTACCTATCTAACTTCTCACCAAGAACCCTACAGAATTTCATTACAGATCGCATTACAAAAAGAGTACTTGGTATTTTCGTTGGAGGCATTATTTATTTTATTATACTTCTTCTTTTAATTGAACAAAGCAGTCAAGATGATGTGGTCTATCTCTCACCCGTTTTCGCCGTTATCTATGCCATTGTCTGTGTAGCATATTTTGTATTTTTCATCCATCACGTTTCAAATTGGATACTTGTCGGTAATTTAATTCACCACATTACAATGAACACATTGACCACAATTGATCGTACTTTCCTAGACTTTGAAGAAGCTAATCGAGGTAACCTTGCTTCGTGGGACTCCTGGGAATTAGATGAGATTAAGATGAAAAAACCGATTTCAATCCGATCAACAAAATCAGGATATTTACAAAATATCGATTTGCCAGATTTGATTTCCACTGCTACAAAACTTGATTTTATCATTCGACTTGAGCGTGATATTGGAGAGTATGTCGATGAAGGAACAGTCATTTTTTCATACTGGTCTTCTTCAAATCAGAATCCGAATCAAAAGGTTCTTCTCGACACACTCTCACTCGGAACAGAACGAACGACCGATCAAGACATTGAGTATGGCATTCAAAAACTTGTTGAAATAGCCTTAAGAGCGATTTCACCTGGAATTAATGACCCAAACACAGCCATTAACTGCATTAACCGATTAGGAAGAGTATTATCACGCCTTGGGCAAAAACACATTCCTCATCCTCTCTACCATGATGCCAAAAAGAACTTAAGGGTGATTACAAGGCCAATCACATATGATACATACCTTTATAAAAGCTTCTATCAGATTAGACATTATGCGAAGGAAGATGTATCCGTTCTAGGGTCGATTCTACACTCGTTAGTGTTAGCTGCTGACGGAAACAAACACGATACGCACGAAACCATCTGGGAGTTTGGGCAATTCGTTATTAGAGGATTTGATCCTAAAGTTCTCGATAAATTTGATCATCGCTACATTAATGAAAAACTTGAAAGACTTGCGAAGGCGACAGGTTTTCAAGATGCTTTTCAGCCGATATCACACAAATAG
- a CDS encoding general stress protein, protein MANNSNNGNDKMSREEAGRKGGNKTSREHNKDFYQDIGQKGGEKTAKEHDQEFYQEIGEKGGNKTAREHDKEFFEEIGEKGGKKTAREHDKEFYQEIGQKGGEQTSKNQDKEFYEEIGKKGGKKSGNN, encoded by the coding sequence ATGGCTAACAATAGTAATAACGGTAATGACAAAATGAGTAGAGAAGAAGCAGGGCGTAAAGGCGGAAACAAAACATCTAGAGAACATAACAAAGATTTTTATCAAGATATCGGACAAAAAGGTGGAGAAAAGACAGCCAAGGAACATGATCAGGAGTTCTATCAAGAAATAGGCGAAAAAGGTGGAAACAAAACGGCTCGTGAACATGACAAAGAGTTCTTTGAAGAAATAGGTGAAAAAGGCGGTAAGAAAACAGCTAGAGAGCACGATAAAGAGTTTTATCAGGAAATAGGCCAAAAAGGCGGAGAACAAACATCCAAAAATCAAGATAAGGAATTTTACGAAGAAATAGGTAAAAAGGGCGGTAAGAAGAGCGGTAACAATTGA
- a CDS encoding DUF4870 domain-containing protein, giving the protein MEKKDITPDQITRQWAMYVHLSALSGYLIPLGHIIAPIIIWSIKKEGNSFIDAQGKESLNFQISMTLYAVILAILTFVIIGLFLLPLLFILHLTLIVIASVKANQGEFYRYPITIRFVS; this is encoded by the coding sequence ATGGAAAAGAAAGACATTACACCTGATCAAATCACACGTCAGTGGGCTATGTACGTTCACCTTTCTGCATTGTCTGGTTATTTAATCCCCCTCGGACATATCATCGCTCCCATCATTATTTGGTCAATTAAGAAGGAAGGCAATTCGTTCATCGATGCCCAGGGTAAAGAGTCTCTAAACTTCCAAATTAGCATGACGCTGTATGCCGTTATCCTTGCTATTCTCACCTTTGTGATCATTGGATTATTTCTTCTCCCATTGCTTTTTATCCTTCACCTTACTTTAATCGTAATCGCCTCCGTGAAGGCGAATCAAGGTGAGTTTTACAGATATCCAATCACCATTCGGTTCGTATCTTGA
- the mnmH gene encoding tRNA 2-selenouridine(34) synthase MnmH: MKKISIDEVLNKKIPLLDVRTPAEFEKFHIPGAVNLPIFSNEEREVVGTTYKQEGTEAAKDLGISIVSPLLPEFYKRAKELTNHQEFAVYCWRGGMRSKSLATIFEMMGLPSLQVEGGIRAYRQKVTTGLENFSTQLTPYLVLEGLTGTSKTEILTALEKKGYPVIDLEGLAAHRGSVFGRVDLPERSQKEFEAKLYHRLKEIGETPYYIIESESKRLGNIIIPDFILEGKQKGTRIQVHAPLSYRIHTILNTYHPEQHHEEITDAIAKIEKRFSCEDKEVIDQALEAKNYAMIIERLLLYYYDPRYEHKAYENEGNIINLSYESLEEGTQLVQNEIDRLDIKLRSEGEKVSL; this comes from the coding sequence ATGAAGAAAATATCGATAGATGAAGTTCTAAATAAAAAGATACCTTTATTAGATGTTAGAACCCCGGCTGAATTTGAGAAGTTTCATATTCCTGGAGCAGTTAACTTGCCGATTTTTTCGAATGAGGAACGGGAAGTGGTGGGGACTACTTATAAGCAAGAAGGGACAGAGGCAGCTAAAGATTTGGGGATTTCGATTGTCTCGCCATTACTCCCTGAGTTTTATAAACGTGCAAAAGAATTAACAAATCATCAAGAATTTGCTGTTTACTGCTGGAGAGGCGGAATGCGAAGTAAAAGTCTTGCTACGATTTTTGAGATGATGGGATTACCGAGTCTTCAGGTCGAAGGTGGCATTCGAGCATACCGACAGAAAGTAACAACTGGCTTAGAGAATTTTTCGACTCAATTAACTCCTTATCTGGTTCTAGAAGGATTAACTGGAACTTCGAAGACCGAAATTCTGACTGCTTTAGAAAAGAAGGGATATCCAGTGATTGATCTCGAAGGTCTAGCTGCCCACAGAGGATCCGTGTTTGGTAGAGTAGATTTACCTGAAAGAAGTCAGAAGGAATTTGAAGCGAAGCTTTACCATCGATTGAAGGAGATTGGAGAAACACCTTATTACATTATAGAATCTGAAAGCAAGCGCCTTGGAAATATCATTATTCCTGACTTTATTCTAGAGGGCAAACAAAAAGGGACGCGTATACAAGTCCACGCCCCGCTTTCTTATCGAATTCATACGATCTTAAATACGTATCATCCTGAACAACATCACGAAGAAATTACTGATGCCATTGCGAAAATTGAAAAACGATTCTCTTGTGAAGATAAAGAAGTGATTGATCAGGCGCTTGAAGCGAAAAACTATGCGATGATTATTGAACGATTGTTGCTTTATTATTATGATCCAAGATACGAACATAAAGCTTATGAAAATGAAGGCAACATCATCAATCTTTCATACGAGTCACTCGAAGAAGGTACTCAACTTGTCCAGAATGAAATCGATCGTTTAGATATTAAGCTTCGATCAGAAGGCGAGAAAGTTTCGCTTTAA
- a CDS encoding AIM24 family protein, protein MNRYSIEEFVKSTEQKDKGEGFFELETQRMLEVNLSGRVWAKAGAMITYNGQIKFEREGILEHGLGKMFKKALTGEGASLMKAEGNGKLYLADAGKKISILHLQSGESISVNGNDLLAFEDGIQWDIKMMKRITGMMAGGLFNVTCKGPGMVAITSHYEPLTIRVSPGKPVITDPNATVAWSGQLQPDFQTDISLKSFFGRGSGESVQMRFEGDGFVVVQPYEEVYMQNNQG, encoded by the coding sequence ATGAATCGCTATTCAATTGAGGAATTTGTAAAGTCAACAGAACAAAAGGATAAGGGAGAAGGCTTTTTTGAACTAGAGACACAACGTATGCTAGAAGTGAACTTATCAGGAAGAGTTTGGGCAAAAGCGGGCGCAATGATTACTTACAATGGTCAAATAAAGTTCGAAAGAGAAGGAATTCTTGAACACGGTCTAGGGAAAATGTTCAAAAAAGCACTCACAGGTGAAGGCGCTTCTTTGATGAAAGCAGAAGGAAATGGGAAGCTCTATCTTGCCGATGCAGGGAAGAAGATATCCATTCTTCATTTGCAAAGTGGAGAATCAATCAGTGTAAATGGGAATGATCTTCTTGCATTTGAAGATGGGATCCAGTGGGATATCAAAATGATGAAAAGGATAACAGGAATGATGGCAGGTGGATTATTTAATGTTACCTGTAAGGGCCCCGGAATGGTCGCAATTACAAGCCACTATGAACCTCTTACAATTCGAGTTTCACCAGGGAAACCAGTCATTACCGATCCAAATGCAACTGTAGCTTGGTCTGGCCAATTGCAGCCGGATTTTCAAACAGATATTTCCTTAAAGTCTTTCTTTGGTAGAGGGAGCGGTGAGTCTGTTCAAATGAGATTCGAAGGAGACGGTTTTGTGGTCGTCCAGCCTTATGAAGAAGTATATATGCAAAACAATCAGGGCTAA